Proteins from a single region of Acinonyx jubatus isolate Ajub_Pintada_27869175 chromosome D3, VMU_Ajub_asm_v1.0, whole genome shotgun sequence:
- the LOC113602236 gene encoding basic proline-rich protein-like isoform X1, with protein sequence MPSDLAGESFQPPTPGLLSPAPPPPPPASQSAEVQTCISPSLAGRQRGRRGGSRWGHWGGFRAGARRPRGIHVKGCVSQGSRNTGFNSSNWPSRKGPSAHIPPARPPARPGEPPPPPPPPPPGSEGSRRTCPFHCGSLSALPGASPGSPASYLYHTGLLSTHFTIPFQAGDFAAELKLLISVTSFFLSCDLDE encoded by the exons ATGCCTTCAGACCTGGCAGGAGAATCCtttcagccccccacccccggcctcctctctcccgccccccccccccccccccccgcatctcAAAGCGCGGAAGTTCAGACGTGTATCTCCCCTTCCCTCGCGGGGCGGCAGCGGGGAAGGCGAGGAGGGAGCCGGTGGGGCCACTGGGGCGGCTTTAGAGCCGGAGCCCGGAGGCCCCGAGGGATTCACGTGAAAGGCTGCGTCTCCCAGGGCAGCAGGAACACAGGCTTTAACTCCAGCAACT GGCCGAGCAGAAAAGGACCCTCTGCCCACATCCCGcccgcgcgcccgcccgcccgcccgggagagccgccgccgccgccgccgccgccgccacccggCTCCGAGGGATCCCGCCGGACCTGCCCCTTCCACTGCGGctcactctctgccctgcctGGCGCCAGTCCTGGATCGCCGGCTTCCTATTTATACCACACTGGGCTCCTCTCGACTCACTTTACCATCCCGTTCCAG GCTGGCGACTTCGCTGCTGAGCTGAAACTGCTAATTTCTGTGACCAGCTTTTTTCTTAGCTGTGATCTGGATGAATGA
- the LOC113602236 gene encoding basic proline-rich protein-like isoform X2 gives MPSDLAGESFQPPTPGLLSPAPPPPPPASQSAEVQTCISPSLAGRQRGRRGGSRWGHWGGFRAGARRPRGIHVKGCVSQGSRNTGFNSSNWPSRKGPSAHIPPARPPARPGEPPPPPPPPPPGSEGSRRTCPFHCGSLSALPGASWRLRC, from the exons ATGCCTTCAGACCTGGCAGGAGAATCCtttcagccccccacccccggcctcctctctcccgccccccccccccccccccccgcatctcAAAGCGCGGAAGTTCAGACGTGTATCTCCCCTTCCCTCGCGGGGCGGCAGCGGGGAAGGCGAGGAGGGAGCCGGTGGGGCCACTGGGGCGGCTTTAGAGCCGGAGCCCGGAGGCCCCGAGGGATTCACGTGAAAGGCTGCGTCTCCCAGGGCAGCAGGAACACAGGCTTTAACTCCAGCAACT GGCCGAGCAGAAAAGGACCCTCTGCCCACATCCCGcccgcgcgcccgcccgcccgcccgggagagccgccgccgccgccgccgccgccgccacccggCTCCGAGGGATCCCGCCGGACCTGCCCCTTCCACTGCGGctcactctctgccctgcctGGCGCCA GCTGGCGACTTCGCTGCTGA